The DNA sequence ATTTCACTCACTCGTTGTTCAGTTTTCAAAGATCAACTTTGTTTCCGTTGCCGTTCAATGTCTCAGCAGCAACTCTTATATCTTACTACATCCAACACCGTTTTACAAGCTTTATTTTTTCTGGCATATCGTAGTGGTTAGCTACAAAAGCTTGTGTTTAACGGGTGGATGTATAATATATCATCTTTCATATTATTGGGCAAGCATATTCAAACTTTTTATACCATCCAATTTTATACATCTAATTTTATATTCTGTCCCAAAAATTTCTCTTCATATATTCTAATCAATTATCTTAGCTTGCACGATCAATCTCATAGTTGGATTAATTAGCGGGTCACAGGTGATCAAGGTCAGAATCTTATCCTTTTTGTTTCTATTTAATACAGAAACATCTGTTGGCTTCACTCTAGATATTTTATACACACTATATTTGAATGTCTCATTTTTCATTTCTATAATAATCTCATCTCCAAGTTCTACTTCATTCAATCTATTAAATAACCTTCCTTTTTTATGCGCTCTGTGAGCAGAAATCGCTGCATTACCTATTTTACCAAGTGGTGTCGTCTCTATCATGTGAGTTGCTGCATGACTCATATTCTCTTTAGTAGCACCTTCAAGCACAGGTAACTTCAAATCTATTTTAGCAATCTTAATGATCGCGATAGGTTTAACTTCGGGCTCAGCGGGCTCAGTCTTCACTTCAATTGGACTTTCTGTGTTATCACTAATTGTTTGTTCTACCTCTGATTGCTGTTCTAGAATTTGGGACAATTTCTCGTAACTGAGCTTAGTTTGGTTGCTAATTATCTCATCGTTATCAGCCTTTGATTTGTCTTCATTATTCAGATCATTCTGTTCGTACCCCAGCTCAGCAGCCTCAAGCAATTTACTTTCCTGCCTTTCCAAATACCACTCGTTAGCCTTCGGATATAACATGATTGCGATCCCAATGATAATAATTACATATGAAATCAGTCTTTTCACCGATCTATCCCCCATTTAACAAAAGAAGCAAAGAGGAAATCCCTCTTTACTCCTTTTTTAATAGTTCTTAGTTACGTTTGCCTGTTTTCTTAAAGATGTAACCCACAGCAATCATAATGAACCCGATCAAATAGAATGGAAGAGCACTGGATTCGCCTGTTTTAGGCAATTTATCAAGCGGAACTTCTTCATCAGGAAGTGTTTCGTTGGTACCAGAACCAACTGCATCAGTTTCAATTGGAGCTACTACAGATCCTTTTGGTGTTTGATCTTCAGGAATCAGAACAACTTCTGGCACTGGTGTGGAGCTTGGTGTTGGTGTAGCGCTTGGAACTGGCGTAGGGCTTGGTGTTGGCGTAGAGCTTGGTGATGTTGGTGGTGTATAGCTTGGTGCTGGTGTTGAGCTTGATGTTGGTGTAGAGCTTGGTGTTGGTGTAGAGCTTGGTACTGGTGTTGAGCTTGGTGTTGGTGTAGAGCTTGGTGTTGGTGTAGAGCTTGGTTCTGGTGTAGAGCTTGGTGCTGGTGTGGAGCTTGGTTCTGGTGTTGAACTTGGTTCTGGTGTTGAGCTTGGTTCTGGTGTTGAGCTTGGTTCTGGTGTTGAACTTGGTTCTGGTGTTGAGCTTGGTTCTGGTGTTGAGCTTGGTTCTGGTGTTGAGCTTGGTTCTGGTGTTGAGCTTGGTTCTGGTGTTGAACTTGGTCCTGGCGTTGGTTCATCTGTTGGTGGTATTGTCGGTGTCGGTGTTGGCTTCGGTGTTTTCGTCGGTGTTGGTGGACATGGTGTTGGGGTTGGCTTTGGTGTTTTCGTTGGTGTTGGCGGACATGGTGTTGGGGTTGGCTTTGGTGTTTTCGTCGGTGTCGGGGTTGGGGTTGGCTTCGGTGTTTTCGTTGGTGCTGGAGTCGGTGGTGTTGGTGTTGGCTTTGGCGTTTTCGTCGGTGTTGGTGGACATGGTGTTGGCGTTGGCTTCGGTGTCTTCGTTGGCTCCGGTGTAGGCGTCGGCTTTGGTGTCTTCGTTGGTTCTGGTGTAGGCTTCGGCCACTTATCATTTGAAACTCCAGTAATGTTAAGCAATTCAGTTCCGGATTCTAACGTCGGGGTCTCAATAGTGTAATCGGATGTGTTGTCAGCATTGTCAAACGAAACTACTACATTACTCTCAGTTCCGGGCTCAGTTTCCGAAGCTTCAACTACTGTCGCTCCATAGCGGAAAGTTGTACTTATTAACAACACTCCTACTAATGTGAGTATTACAGAATACCTTCGTTTCTTCCTCATTATTAAATCCCTCCCAGATTATAATTATCTAACCCTCAAACAAAAAAGAACTCATATCTAAAATACAAAATCAATCAATTTACTCTATGGAAAGAAGGAAAGGCTGCTTATAGGCATTAATCCATAGCAGCCATTCATTCACCTCATCACCTAATACCTGTAACGTTTTTAATCATTAGCGTTTCCGTGTCAATCTAAATATGAAACCAATGGCTACTAATATTACCCCCATTGCATAAAACGGGAGAGAACTACTTTCACCTGTTTTTGGAAGAGAATCCAAAGGAACTTCCTCATCGCTAATTACTACATCTTCCGATGGTACATTGTCTTGTGGTGTAGTCTGGTCTTCACTTATTGGA is a window from the Paenibacillus segetis genome containing:
- a CDS encoding class D sortase, whose product is MKRLISYVIIIIGIAIMLYPKANEWYLERQESKLLEAAELGYEQNDLNNEDKSKADNDEIISNQTKLSYEKLSQILEQQSEVEQTISDNTESPIEVKTEPAEPEVKPIAIIKIAKIDLKLPVLEGATKENMSHAATHMIETTPLGKIGNAAISAHRAHKKGRLFNRLNEVELGDEIIIEMKNETFKYSVYKISRVKPTDVSVLNRNKKDKILTLITCDPLINPTMRLIVQAKIID
- a CDS encoding LPXTG cell wall anchor domain-containing protein; translation: MRKKRRYSVILTLVGVLLISTTFRYGATVVEASETEPGTESNVVVSFDNADNTSDYTIETPTLESGTELLNITGVSNDKWPKPTPEPTKTPKPTPTPEPTKTPKPTPTPCPPTPTKTPKPTPTPPTPAPTKTPKPTPTPTPTKTPKPTPTPCPPTPTKTPKPTPTPCPPTPTKTPKPTPTPTIPPTDEPTPGPSSTPEPSSTPEPSSTPEPSSTPEPSSTPEPSSTPEPSSTPEPSSTPEPSSTPEPSSTPAPSSTPEPSSTPTPSSTPTPSSTPVPSSTPTPSSTPTSSSTPAPSYTPPTSPSSTPTPSPTPVPSATPTPSSTPVPEVVLIPEDQTPKGSVVAPIETDAVGSGTNETLPDEEVPLDKLPKTGESSALPFYLIGFIMIAVGYIFKKTGKRN
- a CDS encoding LPXTG cell wall anchor domain-containing protein, with translation MDSLPKTGESSSLPFYAMGVILVAIGFIFRLTRKR